In Acanthopagrus latus isolate v.2019 chromosome 6, fAcaLat1.1, whole genome shotgun sequence, the genomic window TGCAACACAGAGGAGGCCATTGAGGACTTCATGAAGAGGATCAAATGTTATGAGTCCTCCTACCAGACTCTGGACGAGGTTCTGGACAGGTGAGGATACACGTTTCGATCAGATTAAACTACCTCTGTAGGATCGCAGATGGTTGACTTGACTCTCTCGCTCCAGGGATCTGTCCTACATAAAAATCATGGACGTGGGCCGTCGTTACCTGGTGAACCGCGTTCTCGACCACATCCAGAGCCGAATCGTATACTACTTGATGAACATTCACATTACACCACGCTCCATCTACCTGTGTCGCCACGGTGAGAGTGACCTCAACATCAAGGGACGGATCGGAGGAGACTCTGGCCTGTCTGCCAGAGGAAAAGAGGTGTGTGATTACATCATGACTTCATTATATATATAGTATACTTATTGTTGTCCAGGAAATGCATTACTGtggtttttaaagaaaactctttgttctcatttgattttaaatatgtttcttAAATTGGTGTCTTACACTCTAGTTTGCCAAACGTCTGGGGAAATTCATCCAGGACCAGAACATCACAGATCTGAAAGTCTGGACCAGCCAGATGAAGAGAACGATCCAGACAGCCGAGTGCCTCAGTGTGCCGTATGAACAGTGGAAGTCTCTCAACGAAATCGATGCTGTAAGTCTATCCttgatttcattaaaacaaatgccTCTAAAGTGTTTGTTTACTCAACCTAAACATATCTTCTCCCCTCTTCAcaaagggtgtgtgtgaggaaatgaTGTATGAGGAGATCCAAGAGCATTACCCTCTGGAGTTTGCACTGAGAGACCAAGACAAGTACCGCTACCGCTATCCAAAAGGAGAGGTGAGACTGAGCTTCTTCCAGAAGTctcatggttttttttgtgttagttgtgtgtttttgacttGTCTCTGGTCCTCCGTCAGTCTTATGAAGATCTAGTGCAGCGACTGGAGCCTGTGATGATGGAGCTGGAGAGACAGGAGAACGTTCTGGTCATTTGTCACCAGGCCGTCATGCGCTGTTTCCTTGCATATTTCCTGGACAAGACTGCAGGTATGGAGGACTCACAGTAGGTGACACAAAGTGTAGGAATATGCCtcactgttttttgtctttgttgtttctttgcatttatttctttgGCTTAACTGGaatgcattaaaacattatGTGCTCCAGTTGCAgccttaaaggataaattcacccaaaaactGATAGTAGTGACTCAAACTACTGAAAGACAAGCAAATTTTGTAGCCTACATAACATTTCTATAGCTTTATAGCAGAAaggtgttgcagcattcttcttAAGTAGTAGACTTAAGTAGATGGTGGACTAAACTGGCATCAAACATCATTTCATCcaacataatccaagtctctggaagccccaagaCAAGAAAAGATGTTCATTTACAGCCTCAGTGTTCAGTCAAGCTCcctgcacccacttcagacagtgCTACAGCTTTTATCTTAGCATCTAAGTTGATATAATTCATTTTATAAaccaatttgggatctctgggcttccagagacttgcaTTAccctggatgagctgtatggagccattttttatGCAAAAGTCCCTGTCTACTTAAGctgtttaagagaatgctgcagcactgtttcaTTAACAAGATATGTCATAACTTTCTGTCTTTACCTCCACAGAAGAGTTGCCTTATCTCAAGTGCCCTTTGCACACAGTGTTGAAGTTGACCCCCATGGCTTATGGTGAGTTCTGTCACTTCTTCTGCTCATATCGAGAGAAGCCATGTCGTTCTTCCATGTCAAGTTCCCAACAAATGCCTCCCCAAGATTTTGTAGCGTCATTTTGTCTGAAAAGTATGACCTCTattgtgtttttccacttgaCCTAACTATgataaactttgttttgtttactctCGCTCAGGATGTAAAGTGGAGTCTGTCTATTTAGGCGTGGattctgtgaacacacacagagacagaccaGAGGTAGGTATCCCTGGCAGCACACAGAAATGTCTCCCAGCAGACGACGTAGACAACTCACCTCACTGCGCTTTACCTCCAACTCATCTGTGACTCAGTCGGGAAGATGTCTGGCAGTAAACATTTTACCTGTCAAAGCTCTGTGAGACTGTCTCTGTTGATTTCTGTGGAGTTTTCCATCTTATTTAGTCTTGTTTACCATCTGAAGCAGGCCCAGCAGTCAGTGCTGATCCCTCTTGTCTTATCgcacagaaaatgtaaatgtgtgacacaCGGCAGATTGTCAATGTTCAGTCTTTGTCCACCTGTGATCCCTGACAACAACCAAGATATCACCTCCTACCTCCATGCTGTTAGGAGTCAAATTGTACTTTTTCCATTGGGAACGGaatcatgctgtttttttctctcaggtcTTTTTCTATGGTGGCCCAGAGAGctcaacacactgcagcttaagaaaacacatgcagagactaaagaaaagaaaacgtaGTCataaaattaacacaaatacagaaaacactacaaaataaagaaatgcagcaaGTAACAGCAAacatatgaaataaaatcagaattatagagtattttttatttgtagaaaCAAACGGTAAAAGGAAAGCTTTTAAAAATAAGTCAAGAACACAAAATTGTAAATGGAAAGAATAGAAAACTTAGACAGCAATTAAATGAGGGAATTCTAAGAAAACAGTGAACATGTTTGAAATGGAAGAAGATTACACTTACTAAAGCCTTACCTTCTCCACTTCTAACTAAGTCACCATTAGTATAAAAATATTATCATTTCATGCCAACAGGATAACAGAAAATATTTGCTTGTTTCATTAAATTGCATTGAGTTGAGCCTGCAGGAGCATTGTATTTCCCTCAGTTTTACAACCAGGACAAATCACTccgctgtgtatgtgtgtttgtacttgTATGCCTTATATTTGTAAGGACCAACTTTTCTTGTCGTTGTAGGACGTTTTTTAGGGCAGCATTGAGACTCCGCTTTGGAGTTAATCTTAGAATTAGGTTCAAGTTAAGTTTAGGGCAAGAGGATAGAGAATACATCAGTGGTGCTCCTCACAAGTATATaagtacaagtgtgtgtgtgtgtgtgtgtgtgtgtgtgtgtgtgtgtgtgtgtgtgtgtgtgtgtgtgtgtgtgtgtaaaaatgatAGTGAATAAATGAGAACATTAagtgaaacacatttcagaatattattttgtaaatcTGTCTTTAAATACTATGAATTTTCCAACATTGGGCAtcttttaataataaatgtgaccatgattgtgttttgtgttaacataaagctgtttacatgtttaatatgtaaccttgctgtttgtttttttgttatatacAAGTGACACGTGACAAATACATTTCACCTCAACATACAAcataaactgacaaacatgatcattttgttttattttaagataacTTTGTCTCTGTTAACATGTTTACTGTTTTGAATGTGAAGACTTAATCTGCGATACTGACCCAAAACAACCTTCTAAACTTTAATCACTAGAACTCCACTTGACTCAAGATGTACAACTACGAAATAATAACTAATAGTGTTCATCTGTCCGTGGGTAACGCACATGCTTAGATcatcatttaataaaatgtaactttttttctattttctttttgtctttgtcaagGTTTACTCATTGTCATTATAAAACTCTGAATTGAAACAaacctcttctctttctctggaTACTATTTTATTGTCGGAAACATCAGTGGTTTTGACAAAGCTGCTTTGCATTCAATGAATACAGTTTCTCTAAGTTCTTTATAGTTCACATAAGTGGAGGTTTCATTAAGGAGTAGTTATTAACCTTTTTGACTGTATTTGTCTAAAAGTGATCATTGAACTATATTTGTGACACTAAATGACTCTGAGCCATGAGCATGTTTTAGAAATCTACCTTTTAACAGATGTTTTCTATTATAAAACTGATACTTAAAAACTGTAACAGCACATTGGAGGTCTGTTCTTATATATAAACTCTGAATGCCATATGAAAACATGAATTCTTTTTATAAACTCAGACCCCTTACCCTCAATGAACAAAAGTCTAATGTGTAAATAGCAGATGAGTGATGCAGGATAATAactccgtcctctcctctcgtccCTGTTTCAGAATGTGAATGTGCAGCGAACCACAGACGACGCTCTGCAAACTGTCCCTGCTCACTTCTAAtctccaacacttcctgttccagcTGAGACCTCGTCCGACTTCCTGTTTGGACCCCTGAACAGCATTATGAGAACGGTGCTGTTCCACTGCCCATCATGGCAGCTTCTCCACTGACCCGGAGAGAAAAGTATTTTCCTTCGAACAGACTCGAACTGTAAAGCACTTTCACGTAATCCATTTTTATACATCTGTTCTGTTACTGTAGCTTGACTCCCAGTGAGGAAAACGCCAATATTTTTGATATGTGAGTCTACTGTTATCATTGAAATGATGATATTCCCTTAACTTTCAGCATCTTTGTCCATGATATTTAATATCTACTGTATATTACATTGTGTACTGTGTATACCGCCATATTCCCTagtgtttctgaaaatgtttctatcacaacccccaaaaaactgtGAGGAGACTGTAACTACTATAGTTAATGAGTCCTTAATCCCTGAATGGTGAActgaaacttgtttttaaaatgtatttctctttcCTAGTTGCTGAATTATCTAAAAAGGGAAGCCATCTGGCTCAGAACATCTGCTCTGTGTAGACAAAGGTTAAGATAAACAGTAAACATTCCAGAGGTGCAGATCAAACTCTTGCACCACAACAGATGGAAACAGCATTGTAAATGCAACTTTTCTCTAATATGTAGCTTCTGTTCTGTAATCCAAAATCCTGAGATGGAACCTTTCCATCAATCCACCATTTTTAACCAAAAAGGATGGACTTTGGGGGTTACAATGAAATGCTATGACAAATCGTCAGTTTTAAGTCTCTCACTTAAAGTCGCAGCGTTTGATTTTAATCGCTCAAATGTCTGAGTGTAAAGGTACTGTGCAAACTGTACACGCATGTTTGTTTGATGTgagttttgtgtgaaaatcaATATGTATTATACAATGtcgttttttgggggggaccTCTAGACACTTTCTGTTACATTATACATTTGATGATGTATAATACTGCACTGAAATTTTTATTCTAAATGCCTTGTTTGTCTCTTGCTGTCAATCTCAATAAACCTTCAATGTTTGGGGTAaagacagctgctgtttgtgattcATAATGCCACATTatatacaaaaaagaaatcacttaGATACaaagataacatttttatttcacttcactgccagcaagtgtatttattttccttctttccatTTACAATAGGTTTTTACTCTCCGTACTCGCGACAAGAAATGTGCGCCAATTGATTGCCCTCATGGTTTAAAGTCTGTCATGACAAAACAGCTAAATCAAATTCATGtgcatataatatatatattaaaaaacatttaaattatttaaaaaaaaaaaatctaatatatCCTGTGCTCACTAATATTGATTACAAATatccttttaaaaaaggacCTGCCCTGAAttcttttgatgttttaaaaaggcagaaaa contains:
- the pfkfb4b gene encoding 6-phosphofructo-2-kinase/fructose-2,6-bisphosphatase 4b isoform X3 → MRGSCRPRNTRDRAVCMTNCPTLIVTVGLPARGKTYISKKLTRYLNWIGVPTKEFNVGQYRRECLKIYKSFEFFRPDNEEGLKIRRQCALAALNDVRQYLSVEGGQVAVFDATNTTRERRSTIVKFAEQNGFKVFFVESVCEDADVISQNIVQVKLGSPDYIHCNTEEAIEDFMKRIKCYESSYQTLDEVLDRDLSYIKIMDVGRRYLVNRVLDHIQSRIVYYLMNIHITPRSIYLCRHGESDLNIKGRIGGDSGLSARGKEFAKRLGKFIQDQNITDLKVWTSQMKRTIQTAECLSVPYEQWKSLNEIDAGVCEEMMYEEIQEHYPLEFALRDQDKYRYRYPKGESYEDLVQRLEPVMMELERQENVLVICHQAVMRCFLAYFLDKTAEELPYLKCPLHTVLKLTPMAYGCKVESVYLGVDSVNTHRDRPEVGIPGSTQKCLPADDVDNSPHCALPPTHL
- the pfkfb4b gene encoding 6-phosphofructo-2-kinase/fructose-2,6-bisphosphatase 4b isoform X4 — its product is MRGSCRPRNTRDRAVCMTNCPTLIVTVGLPARGKTYISKKLTRYLNWIGVPTKEFNVGQYRRECLKIYKSFEFFRPDNEEGLKIRRQCALAALNDVRQYLSVEGGQVAVFDATNTTRERRSTIVKFAEQNGFKVFFVESVCEDADVISQNIVQVKLGSPDYIHCNTEEAIEDFMKRIKCYESSYQTLDEVLDRDLSYIKIMDVGRRYLVNRVLDHIQSRIVYYLMNIHITPRSIYLCRHGESDLNIKGRIGGDSGLSARGKEFAKRLGKFIQDQNITDLKVWTSQMKRTIQTAECLSVPYEQWKSLNEIDAGVCEEMMYEEIQEHYPLEFALRDQDKYRYRYPKGESYEDLVQRLEPVMMELERQENVLVICHQAVMRCFLAYFLDKTAEELPYLKCPLHTVLKLTPMAYGCKVESVYLGVDSVNTHRDRPENVNVQRTTDDALQTVPAHF
- the pfkfb4b gene encoding 6-phosphofructo-2-kinase/fructose-2,6-bisphosphatase 4b isoform X1: MLDNEEYMLDSSPRELTQNPLRKIWMPACRNGHIAQRRVCMTNCPTLIVTVGLPARGKTYISKKLTRYLNWIGVPTKEFNVGQYRRECLKIYKSFEFFRPDNEEGLKIRRQCALAALNDVRQYLSVEGGQVAVFDATNTTRERRSTIVKFAEQNGFKVFFVESVCEDADVISQNIVQVKLGSPDYIHCNTEEAIEDFMKRIKCYESSYQTLDEVLDRDLSYIKIMDVGRRYLVNRVLDHIQSRIVYYLMNIHITPRSIYLCRHGESDLNIKGRIGGDSGLSARGKEFAKRLGKFIQDQNITDLKVWTSQMKRTIQTAECLSVPYEQWKSLNEIDAGVCEEMMYEEIQEHYPLEFALRDQDKYRYRYPKGESYEDLVQRLEPVMMELERQENVLVICHQAVMRCFLAYFLDKTAEELPYLKCPLHTVLKLTPMAYGCKVESVYLGVDSVNTHRDRPEVGIPGSTQKCLPADDVDNSPHCALPPTHL
- the pfkfb4b gene encoding 6-phosphofructo-2-kinase/fructose-2,6-bisphosphatase 4b isoform X2, which codes for MLDNEEYMLDSSPRELTQNPLRKIWMPACRNGHIAQRRVCMTNCPTLIVTVGLPARGKTYISKKLTRYLNWIGVPTKEFNVGQYRRECLKIYKSFEFFRPDNEEGLKIRRQCALAALNDVRQYLSVEGGQVAVFDATNTTRERRSTIVKFAEQNGFKVFFVESVCEDADVISQNIVQVKLGSPDYIHCNTEEAIEDFMKRIKCYESSYQTLDEVLDRDLSYIKIMDVGRRYLVNRVLDHIQSRIVYYLMNIHITPRSIYLCRHGESDLNIKGRIGGDSGLSARGKEFAKRLGKFIQDQNITDLKVWTSQMKRTIQTAECLSVPYEQWKSLNEIDAGVCEEMMYEEIQEHYPLEFALRDQDKYRYRYPKGESYEDLVQRLEPVMMELERQENVLVICHQAVMRCFLAYFLDKTAEELPYLKCPLHTVLKLTPMAYGCKVESVYLGVDSVNTHRDRPENVNVQRTTDDALQTVPAHF